From Apium graveolens cultivar Ventura chromosome 9, ASM990537v1, whole genome shotgun sequence, the proteins below share one genomic window:
- the LOC141682716 gene encoding uncharacterized protein LOC141682716 isoform X3, translated as MHDFGRGEPKALMDQLPLEEREFGLDLEAGENTSDKVQRTDNVSAANLDKDLFDKLFKGFASTDILLKGESGVSSNLLNGGVDSSERVILLMDEKVQGEEVLDLKQNNIGRDKRKPSSAKKPSKPPRPPRGLSLDAADQKLIKEFAQLAMMKRARTERMKALKKMKAGNASSSSSSGNLFSMLFTVIFCLVILFQGVTSRNSSASFAGPPESARVNEDRSILNANHWNPSTSGTELHNSVSPNSSAEQFATLNHESKGSREAR; from the exons ATGCAT GATTTTGGGAGAGGAGAACCAAAAGCCCTGATGGATCAACTTCCTCTGGAAGAAAGGGAATTTGGGTTGGATCTTGAGGCTGGTGAAAATACTAGCGACAAGGTGCAACGAACAGATAATGTTTCAGCTGCCAACTTAGATAAAGATCTGTTTGACAAGTTATTTAAAGGATTTGCTAGTACTGATATTCTACTGAAGGGTGAGAGTGGAGTGAGTTCTAATTTATTAAATGGTGGTGTGGATTCTTCAGAGAGAGTGATATTGTTGATGGATGAAAAGGTGCAGGGAGAAGAGGTTCTAGATCTAAAACAAAACAATATAGGGAGGGATAAACGTAAACCGTCTAGTGCTAAAAAACCTTCAAAACCTCCTCGACCACCTAGAGGTCTGTCATTGGATGCTGCTGACCAGAAGCTCATTAAAGAGTTTGCACAGTTAGCTATGATGAAACGGGCAAGGACTGAGCGAATGAAGGCATTGAAAAAAATGAAAGCTGGCAATGCATCATCATCATCGTCAAGTGGAAACTTGTTTTCCATGCTCTTCACCGTTATCTTCTGTCTTGTTATACTTTTCCAAG GAGTGACCTCTAGAAACTCATCAGCAAGTTTTGCTGGCCCTCCAGAATCGGCTAGAGTTAATGAGGATCGTTCTATATTGAATGCTAACCACTGGAATCCATCCACAAGTGGTACTGAGTTACATAATTCAGTGTCCCCCAA CAGTTCTGCAGAACAGTTTGCAACTTTAAATCATGAAAGCAAGGGGAGCAGAGAAGCAAGGTGA
- the LOC141682716 gene encoding uncharacterized protein LOC141682716 isoform X2 has translation MCVLVVLCYFVLCFFVKKVWILHDFGRGEPKALMDQLPLEEREFGLDLEAGENTSDKVQRTDNVSAANLDKDLFDKLFKGFASTDILLKGESGVSSNLLNGGVDSSERVILLMDEKVQGEEVLDLKQNNIGRDKRKPSSAKKPSKPPRPPRGLSLDAADQKLIKEFAQLAMMKRARTERMKALKKMKAGNASSSSSSGNLFSMLFTVIFCLVILFQGVTSRNSSASFAGPPESARVNEDRSILNANHWNPSTSGTELHNSVSPNSAEQFATLNHESKGSREAR, from the exons ATGTGTGTTTTGGTGGTTTTGTGCTACTTTGTTCTTTGCTTCTTTGTGAAGAAAGTTTGGATTCTACAT GATTTTGGGAGAGGAGAACCAAAAGCCCTGATGGATCAACTTCCTCTGGAAGAAAGGGAATTTGGGTTGGATCTTGAGGCTGGTGAAAATACTAGCGACAAGGTGCAACGAACAGATAATGTTTCAGCTGCCAACTTAGATAAAGATCTGTTTGACAAGTTATTTAAAGGATTTGCTAGTACTGATATTCTACTGAAGGGTGAGAGTGGAGTGAGTTCTAATTTATTAAATGGTGGTGTGGATTCTTCAGAGAGAGTGATATTGTTGATGGATGAAAAGGTGCAGGGAGAAGAGGTTCTAGATCTAAAACAAAACAATATAGGGAGGGATAAACGTAAACCGTCTAGTGCTAAAAAACCTTCAAAACCTCCTCGACCACCTAGAGGTCTGTCATTGGATGCTGCTGACCAGAAGCTCATTAAAGAGTTTGCACAGTTAGCTATGATGAAACGGGCAAGGACTGAGCGAATGAAGGCATTGAAAAAAATGAAAGCTGGCAATGCATCATCATCATCGTCAAGTGGAAACTTGTTTTCCATGCTCTTCACCGTTATCTTCTGTCTTGTTATACTTTTCCAAG GAGTGACCTCTAGAAACTCATCAGCAAGTTTTGCTGGCCCTCCAGAATCGGCTAGAGTTAATGAGGATCGTTCTATATTGAATGCTAACCACTGGAATCCATCCACAAGTGGTACTGAGTTACATAATTCAGTGTCCCCCAA TTCTGCAGAACAGTTTGCAACTTTAAATCATGAAAGCAAGGGGAGCAGAGAAGCAAGGTGA
- the LOC141682716 gene encoding uncharacterized protein LOC141682716 isoform X1 — translation MCVLVVLCYFVLCFFVKKVWILHDFGRGEPKALMDQLPLEEREFGLDLEAGENTSDKVQRTDNVSAANLDKDLFDKLFKGFASTDILLKGESGVSSNLLNGGVDSSERVILLMDEKVQGEEVLDLKQNNIGRDKRKPSSAKKPSKPPRPPRGLSLDAADQKLIKEFAQLAMMKRARTERMKALKKMKAGNASSSSSSGNLFSMLFTVIFCLVILFQGVTSRNSSASFAGPPESARVNEDRSILNANHWNPSTSGTELHNSVSPNSSAEQFATLNHESKGSREAR, via the exons ATGTGTGTTTTGGTGGTTTTGTGCTACTTTGTTCTTTGCTTCTTTGTGAAGAAAGTTTGGATTCTACAT GATTTTGGGAGAGGAGAACCAAAAGCCCTGATGGATCAACTTCCTCTGGAAGAAAGGGAATTTGGGTTGGATCTTGAGGCTGGTGAAAATACTAGCGACAAGGTGCAACGAACAGATAATGTTTCAGCTGCCAACTTAGATAAAGATCTGTTTGACAAGTTATTTAAAGGATTTGCTAGTACTGATATTCTACTGAAGGGTGAGAGTGGAGTGAGTTCTAATTTATTAAATGGTGGTGTGGATTCTTCAGAGAGAGTGATATTGTTGATGGATGAAAAGGTGCAGGGAGAAGAGGTTCTAGATCTAAAACAAAACAATATAGGGAGGGATAAACGTAAACCGTCTAGTGCTAAAAAACCTTCAAAACCTCCTCGACCACCTAGAGGTCTGTCATTGGATGCTGCTGACCAGAAGCTCATTAAAGAGTTTGCACAGTTAGCTATGATGAAACGGGCAAGGACTGAGCGAATGAAGGCATTGAAAAAAATGAAAGCTGGCAATGCATCATCATCATCGTCAAGTGGAAACTTGTTTTCCATGCTCTTCACCGTTATCTTCTGTCTTGTTATACTTTTCCAAG GAGTGACCTCTAGAAACTCATCAGCAAGTTTTGCTGGCCCTCCAGAATCGGCTAGAGTTAATGAGGATCGTTCTATATTGAATGCTAACCACTGGAATCCATCCACAAGTGGTACTGAGTTACATAATTCAGTGTCCCCCAA CAGTTCTGCAGAACAGTTTGCAACTTTAAATCATGAAAGCAAGGGGAGCAGAGAAGCAAGGTGA
- the LOC141682716 gene encoding uncharacterized protein LOC141682716 isoform X4, whose amino-acid sequence MDQLPLEEREFGLDLEAGENTSDKVQRTDNVSAANLDKDLFDKLFKGFASTDILLKGESGVSSNLLNGGVDSSERVILLMDEKVQGEEVLDLKQNNIGRDKRKPSSAKKPSKPPRPPRGLSLDAADQKLIKEFAQLAMMKRARTERMKALKKMKAGNASSSSSSGNLFSMLFTVIFCLVILFQGVTSRNSSASFAGPPESARVNEDRSILNANHWNPSTSGTELHNSVSPNSSAEQFATLNHESKGSREAR is encoded by the exons ATGGATCAACTTCCTCTGGAAGAAAGGGAATTTGGGTTGGATCTTGAGGCTGGTGAAAATACTAGCGACAAGGTGCAACGAACAGATAATGTTTCAGCTGCCAACTTAGATAAAGATCTGTTTGACAAGTTATTTAAAGGATTTGCTAGTACTGATATTCTACTGAAGGGTGAGAGTGGAGTGAGTTCTAATTTATTAAATGGTGGTGTGGATTCTTCAGAGAGAGTGATATTGTTGATGGATGAAAAGGTGCAGGGAGAAGAGGTTCTAGATCTAAAACAAAACAATATAGGGAGGGATAAACGTAAACCGTCTAGTGCTAAAAAACCTTCAAAACCTCCTCGACCACCTAGAGGTCTGTCATTGGATGCTGCTGACCAGAAGCTCATTAAAGAGTTTGCACAGTTAGCTATGATGAAACGGGCAAGGACTGAGCGAATGAAGGCATTGAAAAAAATGAAAGCTGGCAATGCATCATCATCATCGTCAAGTGGAAACTTGTTTTCCATGCTCTTCACCGTTATCTTCTGTCTTGTTATACTTTTCCAAG GAGTGACCTCTAGAAACTCATCAGCAAGTTTTGCTGGCCCTCCAGAATCGGCTAGAGTTAATGAGGATCGTTCTATATTGAATGCTAACCACTGGAATCCATCCACAAGTGGTACTGAGTTACATAATTCAGTGTCCCCCAA CAGTTCTGCAGAACAGTTTGCAACTTTAAATCATGAAAGCAAGGGGAGCAGAGAAGCAAGGTGA
- the LOC141685090 gene encoding uncharacterized protein LOC141685090, which translates to MMLTLSAKNKLMFVNGTVVRPATGTTEYKAWERCNDLVISWILFNLDETIARSVLFLKSARELWKDLEDRFGFASITQIYSLEQKLSELTQGQQSVSEFYTRIKTLWDSIDDIQPLPTCVCTTSNCTCALTERIHNAQQTQRVLQFLMKLNDRFSAVRANILMMTPIPNVTQVYRIVAQEEDHKEFSQSAITDNLAFTADRKPYYQGQNSYSQTQGFRPNINNFVKKKPHNNYYCTHCKMAGHSLERCFKIHGFPPNFKGNKDRKVAAMVLNSSDS; encoded by the coding sequence ATGATGCTTACGTTATCTGCTAAAAATAAGTTGATGTTTGTGAACGGAACCGTGGTTAGACCTGCAACTGGAACAACCGAGTACAAAGCATGGGAAAGGTGCAACGATTTGGTAATTTCATGGATTCTATTCAATCTGGATGAGACTATAGCACGCAGTGTGTTGTTCTTGAAATCTGCAAGAGAGTTATGGAAAGATCTTGAAGATCGTTTCGGCTTTGCTTCTATAACTCAAATTTACTCTCTTGAACAGAAGTTATCTGAGTTAACTCAAGGTCAACAGAGTGTTTCTGAATTTTACACAAGGATCAAAACTCTATGGGATAGTATTGATGATATCCAGCCTTTGCCTACATGTGTTTGTACTACATCTAATTGCACTTGTGCTTTGACAGAAAGGATTCACAATGCTCAGCAAACTCAAAGAGTGTTACAATTCTTAATGAAGCTCAATGATCGTTTTTCAGCAGTAAGAGCAAACATCCTCATGATGACTCCCATACCGAATGTAACTCAAGTCTACAGAATTGTGGCTCAAGAAGAGGATCATAAAGAATTTTCTCAAAGTGCTATAACTGATAATCTTGCCTTTACTGCAGATAGAAAGCCTTACTATCAGGGACAAAATTCTTATTCTCAAACTCAGGGATTCAGGCCAAACATCAATAATTTTGTCAAAAAGAAGCCCCATAATAACTACTATTGTACCCACTGCAAAATGGCTGGTCACAGCTTAGAAAGGTGCTTCAAGATTCATGGTTTCCCACCTAACTTCAAAGGAAACAAAGATCGAAAAGTGGCTGCTATGGTTCTCAATTCTTCAGATAGTTAG
- the LOC141682948 gene encoding GDSL esterase/lipase At5g14450-like, translating into MDSLVLSKLFIVLALGASVALASQQTGKSSNPCAFPTIYNFGDSNSDTGGISAAFLPIPAPNGQDFFHKPAGRVGDGRLIVDFIAENLGLPYLSAYLDSLAANFRHGANFATGGSTIRRQDETIFENGISPFSLDIQTVHFDQFQLRSNDLYNQAKTESSRKGLPRPSDFSRALYTFDIGQDDITHGLRKLGAQQLRTALPDIVNQLATAVTHLYHRGARTFWIHNTGPIGCLPVHSLFIRNPKPGFLDQFGCVRGHNDMAIEFNRQLKDRVIKLRAELPLAAITYVDVYTAKYNLISSTKAQGFMNPLKICCGRHEGNVHVWCGQRTIINGTEVFGGACAAPSAHVSWDGMHYTQSANHWIANQILSGSMSDPPIPLSQACHRHAPV; encoded by the exons ATGGACTCACTTGTGTTGAGTAAACTTTTCATAGTACTTGCACTGGGTGCTAGTGTTGCACTTGCAAGTCAACAGACAGGAAAGAGTTCGAATCCTTGTGCCTTTCCTACAATATACAACTTCGGTGACTCGAATTCGGATACTGGTGGAATTTCTGCAGCTTTTCTGCCAATTCCAGCCCCAAATGGTCAGGATTTCTTCCATAAACCTGCTGGTCGCGTTGGCGATGGACGTCTGATTGTAGACTTCATCG CTGAAAACTTGGGACTACCATACTTGAGTGCATACCTGGATTCACTTGCTGCAAATTTTCGCCATGGTGCAAATTTTGCAACAGGAGGATCAACCATAAGGAGGCAGGACGAAACCATATTTGAAAACGGCATAAGTCCATTCTCACTTGACATCCAGACTGTGCACTTCGACCAATTCCAACTGCGAAGCAACGACCTGTACAACCAAG CTAAAACAGAATCCAGTAGAAAAGGGTTACCGAGGCCTAGTGACTTCTCGAGGGCACTTTACACATTCGATATTGGCCAAGATGACATAACTCATGGTCTGAGAAAGCTTGGTGCTCAACAGCTACGAACAGCATTACCGGATATAGTAAATCAGCTTGCAACAGCAGTTACA CATCTGTATCACCGCGGAGCCAGAACATTCTGGATACATAACACAGGTCCAATTGGTTGCTTACCTGTGCACAGTTTATTTATTCGAAATCCAAAGCCTGGTTTTCTTGATCAGTTTGGCTGTGTCAGAGGTCATAATGACATGGCTATAGAGTTCAACAGGCAACTCAAGGATAGAGTAATTAAGTTAAGGGCAGAGCTTCCACTTGCTGCAATAACTTACGTCGACGTCTATACTGCTAAGTACAACTTAATAAGCAGCACAAAGGCTCAAG GATTCATGAATCCACTAAAGATTTGCTGTGGGCGCCATGAAGGGAATGTTCATGTGTGGTGTGGGCAGAGGACAATTATCAATGGGACTGAAGTTTTTGGGGGTGCTTGTGCAGCGCCTTCAGCGCACGTTAGCTGGGACGGAATGCACTACACTCAGTCTGCAAATCATTGGATTGCTAACCAAATACTCAGTGGATCCATGTCTGATCCACCAATTCCATTATCCCAAGCCTGTCATAGACATGCCCCCGTGTAA
- the LOC141686910 gene encoding GDSL esterase/lipase At5g14450-like, with amino-acid sequence MLFFRILLVFILIVRVKCVVKISQDCNIPAIYNFGDSNSDTGGISAALYPAGPPTGETYFGIPTGRASDGRLIIDFIADRLGLPYLSAYLNSINANFKYGANFATGGATIRRQNESWFQNGVSPFSLDVQVEQFDQFKSRTTYFYNQAKNESDRSNLPNPDDFSNALYIIDIGQNDLGACFRSLTNPQCIATFPDIMRDFATAVNQLYNNGARAFWIHNTGPFGCLPIATTNHPNPEPGYFDELGCRKDQNDIAIEFNTQLKDKIIQLRTELPYAALTHVDMFAAKHQLISDAKNQGFEDALSYCCGYHKNGVDIWCGNKAIVNGTEISAISCPNPSKFISWDAVHYTEAANYWIANHIVNGSFSDPPVAVSQACRKSYTI; translated from the exons ATGTTGTTCTTCAGAATTTTGCTTGTGTTTATACTAATTGTGCGAGTAAAGTGTGTGGTAAAAATTTCTCAAGACTGTAATATACCAGCCATATACAACTTTGGTGACTCAAACTCAGACACTGGTGGCATTTCAGCTGCTCTCTATCCGGCTGGTCCACCCACAGGAGAGACATACTTTGGCATACCTACCGGCAGAGCCAGTGATGGCCGCCTTATCATAGACTTCATCG CTGACAGATTGGGGCTACCTTACTTGAGTGCCTACCTAAATTCTATCAACGCAAATTTCAAGTATGGTGCAAATTTCGCAACAGGAGGCGCCACCATCAGGCGTCAAAATGAGTCGTGGTTCCAGAATGGAGTAAGCCCATTTTCACTCGATGTCCAGGTCGAACAGTTTGATCAATTTAAGTCAAGAACAACTTACTTCTACAATCAAG CCAAGAATGAATCAGATAGAAGCAATCTCCCTAATCCAGATGACTTCTCCAACGCTCTCTACATTATTGATATTGGACAAAATGATCTCGGGGCTTGTTTTAGATCGTTAACCAATCCCCAATGTATAGCCACCTTTCCAGACATAATGAGGGACTTTGCTACAGCAGTCAAT CAACTATATAATAATGGTGCAAGAGCATTCTGGATTCACAACACAGGCCCTTTTGGCTGTTTGCCTATTGCCACTACAAATCACCCCAATCCAGAGCCAGGATATTTTGATGAACTTGGTTGTCGAAAAGATCAGAATGACATTGCCATAGAATTCAATACGCAACTAAAAGATAAAATCATCCAACTAAGAACTGAGCTTCCGTATGCTGCATTGACACATGTAGACATGTTTGCTGCCAAGCATCAGTTAATCAGTGACGCAAAGAATCAAG GATTTGAGGATGCACTAAGCTATTGTTGTGGATATCACAAAAATGGTGTTGACATATGGTGTGGCAACAAAGCAATTGTAAATGGTACAGAAATAAGTGCCATATCTTGCCCAAACCCTTCAAAATTCATTAGCTGGGATGCAGTTCACTACACTGAGGCTGCAAATTATTGGATTGCTAATCACATTGTGAACGGATCATTTTCGGATCCGCCTGTTGCTGTCAGCCAAGCATGTAGAAAAAGTTATACCATCTGA
- the LOC141684512 gene encoding GDSL esterase/lipase At5g14450-like: MLLLRILFAFILFLQVKGVAPNSQDCEIPAIYNFGDSNSDTGGISAAFYPAGPPTGETYFGIPTGRGSDGRLIIDFIAETLGIPYLSAYLNSIKANFEHGANFATGGATIRRVNESWFQNGVSPFPLDVQVEQFDQFKRRTTYFFNQAKNKADRSNLPSPDDFSKALYVIDMGQNDLGVCFRSLTNQQCVATFPSIMKDFATAVQQLYEKGARAFWIHNTGPFGCMPIATTNHPNPKPGFFDELGCRKDQNDIAIAFNKQLKDTIIQLRTELPHAALTLVDMYAAKHQLISDAKKQGFGDALSYCCGYHKNGVDIWCGNKAIVNGTEITADSCKNPSKVISWDAVHYTEAANHWIANHIVNGSFSDPPVALSQACNQYITI; encoded by the exons ATGTTGCTCCTTAGAATTTTGTTTGCATTTATACTATTTTTGCAAGTTAAGGGTGTGGCGCCAAATTCTCAAGACTGTGAAATACCAGCAATATACAACTTTGGTGACTCAAACTCCGACACCGGTGGCATATCAGCTGCTTTTTATCCTGCAGGTCCACCCACAGGGGAGACTTACTTTGGCATACCTACTGGTAGAGGCAGCGATGGCAGGCTTATTATCGACTTCATTG CTGAGACTCTGGGAATACCTTACTTGAGTGCTTACTTAAATTCTATCAAGGCAAATTTCGAGCATGGTGCAAATTTTGCAACAGGAGGCGCAACTATAAGGCGTGTGAATGAATCATGGTTCCAGAATGGAGTAAGCCCCTTTCCACTTGATGTCCAGGTGGAGCAGTTTGATCAGTTTAAGAGAAGAACGACATATTTTTTCAATCAAG CCAAGAATAAAGCAGACAGAAGCAACCTCCCTAGTCCAGATGACTTCTCCAAGGCTCTCTACGTTATTGATATGGGACAAAATGATCTCGGGGTTTGTTTTAGATCATTAACCAATCAGCAATGTGTAGCCACCTTTCCCAGCATAATGAAGGACTTTGCCACTGCTGTTCAG CAACTGTATGAAAAAGGGGCAAGAGCATTCTGGATTCACAACACAGGCCCTTTTGGTTGTATGCCTATCGCAACTACAAATCACCCAAATCCAAAGCCAGGATTCTTCGATGAACTTGGTTGTCGAAAGGATCAGAATGACATTGCCATAGCGTTCAATAAGCAACTTAAAGATACAATAATCCAACTAAGAACTGAGCTTCCGCATGCAGCATTGACACTTGTAGACATGTATGCTGCCAAGCATCAGTTAATCAGTGACGCAAAGAAACAAG GATTTGGGGATGCACTAAGCTATTGTTGTGGATATCACAAAAATGGTGTTGACATATGGTGTGGCAACAAAGCAATTGTAAATGGTACAGAAATTACAGCTGATTCTTGTAAAAACCCTTCCAAAGTCATTAGCTGGGATGCAGTTCACTACACTGAGGCTGCAAATCACTGGATTGCTAATCACATTGTAAACGGTTCATTTTCGGATCCTCCAGTTGCACTTAGCCAAGCATGTAACCAATATATTACCATCTGA